One genomic region from Thermoleptolyngbya sichuanensis A183 encodes:
- a CDS encoding YifB family Mg chelatase-like AAA ATPase — MLARVWSASLIGINAMKVGVEVDIAGGLPAIVVVGLPDTAVQESKERVKAALKNAGYAFPMRRVVVNLTPADLRKEGPSFDLPISMGILAASEQVNVQLLEQFILLGEVSLDGSLRAVAGVLAIAATAKQLGMRGIVVPADNAREAALVQGIDVYGFQHLSEVADFLNHPDRYQPLQVNATEELARSPFTGLDLKDVKGQAQARRALEIAAAGGHNLVFVGPPGSGKTMLARRLPGILPPLSFEEALEVTQIHSVAGLLKERGSLVCDRPFRSPHHSASGPSLVGGGSFPRPGEISLAHRGVLFLDELTEFKRDVLEFLRQPLEDGCVTISRTRQSVAFPAQFTLVASTNPCPCGYFGDTVQVCTCSPRSREQYWAKLSGPLMDRIDLQVAVNRLKPEEMIQQPKGEDSQTVRQRVQQARSRSQARLQSQGLRCNAEMQSRHLRKWCQLDDTTQALLEGAIRKLGLSARATDRILKVARTIADLAGEEGLQTAHVAEAIQYRTIDRMQ; from the coding sequence ATGCTAGCAAGAGTTTGGAGCGCTTCGCTGATCGGCATCAACGCGATGAAGGTAGGCGTGGAGGTGGATATCGCTGGGGGGCTACCTGCGATCGTGGTGGTGGGGCTACCCGATACAGCCGTGCAGGAGTCCAAAGAGCGCGTTAAGGCGGCATTGAAGAACGCAGGCTATGCTTTTCCGATGCGGCGGGTGGTGGTTAACCTGACCCCGGCGGATTTGCGAAAAGAGGGGCCCAGCTTCGATTTGCCGATTAGCATGGGCATTTTGGCGGCATCAGAGCAAGTGAATGTGCAGTTGTTAGAGCAGTTTATCCTGCTGGGGGAGGTGTCGCTGGATGGGTCGCTGCGGGCTGTGGCGGGGGTGCTGGCGATCGCCGCTACGGCCAAGCAACTGGGAATGCGCGGCATCGTGGTGCCCGCCGACAATGCCCGCGAAGCTGCCCTGGTGCAGGGCATCGACGTATACGGCTTCCAGCATTTGTCGGAGGTGGCAGATTTTCTAAACCATCCCGATCGCTATCAGCCGCTCCAGGTGAATGCGACGGAAGAACTCGCGCGATCGCCCTTTACGGGTCTAGACCTCAAAGACGTGAAAGGTCAGGCCCAGGCCCGCCGCGCCCTAGAAATCGCCGCCGCTGGGGGGCATAATCTGGTATTCGTGGGCCCGCCGGGTAGTGGCAAAACCATGCTGGCCCGACGGCTTCCCGGCATTTTGCCGCCGCTGAGCTTTGAGGAAGCGCTGGAGGTGACGCAAATCCACTCCGTCGCCGGCCTGCTGAAGGAAAGAGGCAGCCTGGTGTGCGATCGCCCCTTTCGCAGTCCCCACCACTCTGCTTCGGGCCCGTCGCTGGTCGGCGGCGGCAGTTTCCCTCGCCCCGGAGAAATCTCCCTTGCCCATAGAGGCGTGCTTTTTTTGGACGAACTCACAGAATTTAAGCGGGATGTCCTAGAGTTTCTGCGACAGCCGCTTGAGGATGGCTGCGTCACCATCTCCCGCACGCGCCAGTCCGTCGCTTTTCCTGCCCAGTTCACTCTGGTCGCCAGCACCAACCCCTGCCCCTGCGGCTATTTTGGCGACACGGTGCAGGTCTGTACTTGCTCTCCCCGCAGCCGCGAGCAGTATTGGGCCAAGCTGTCGGGGCCGCTGATGGATCGGATTGACCTGCAAGTGGCGGTGAATCGACTGAAGCCTGAGGAAATGATCCAGCAGCCTAAAGGCGAAGATTCTCAGACGGTGCGCCAGCGGGTGCAGCAGGCGCGGAGTCGCTCCCAGGCGCGGCTCCAAAGCCAAGGGCTGCGCTGCAATGCTGAGATGCAGAGCCGCCACCTGCGGAAATGGTGTCAGTTGGACGACACCACGCAAGCCCTGCTGGAAGGGGCGATTCGCAAGCTGGGGCTGTCGGCCCGCGCCACCGATCGCATCCTAAAAGTTGCCCGCACGATTGCCGATCTGGCGGGCGAAGAGGGGTTGCAAACTGCTCACGTTGCCGAAGCAATTCAGTACCGCACTATTGACCGAATGCAGTAG
- a CDS encoding Dps family protein, with product MTTTLEARQTALVKALNREQANTLVAYLNYKKYHWMTYGPLFRDLHLLFEEHGNEIFAMLDELAERSLMLDGTPIADPADYLPAATVKPSKGKLKVREMVEEAIATHEHIITEMHEDAELADDAGDIGTADLLTRLVQVHQKHRWFLKEILKQGDGLLDN from the coding sequence ATGACAACGACACTAGAGGCTCGTCAAACTGCTTTGGTTAAGGCGCTGAATCGCGAGCAAGCGAATACGCTGGTCGCCTATTTGAACTACAAAAAGTATCACTGGATGACCTACGGGCCGCTGTTCCGTGACCTGCACTTGCTGTTTGAAGAACATGGCAACGAGATTTTTGCCATGCTAGACGAGCTAGCTGAGCGGAGCTTGATGCTGGATGGCACGCCGATTGCCGATCCCGCAGACTATCTGCCTGCGGCTACTGTGAAGCCGTCTAAGGGCAAGCTAAAGGTGCGGGAGATGGTGGAAGAGGCGATCGCCACTCACGAACATATCATCACGGAAATGCATGAAGATGCTGAACTAGCGGATGATGCGGGCGATATTGGCACTGCCGACTTGCTGACCCGTCTGGTGCAGGTTCACCAAAAGCATCGCTGGTTCCTGAAGGAGATCTTGAAGCAGGGCGATGGCCTGCTGGATAACTAG